One Halobacterium zhouii genomic region harbors:
- a CDS encoding DUF5789 family protein, with amino-acid sequence MADDKQGRDEQADREENRQRERELEEAQARGDEKEPLFDDESRRLGDLDEALKSHDYPATTTELVAAYGEYELETQGGKKPLQDVLSSTDDQTYDSAEDIRRRILELIGR; translated from the coding sequence ATGGCAGATGATAAACAGGGTCGAGATGAGCAAGCGGATCGTGAAGAGAATCGTCAGCGTGAGCGAGAATTAGAGGAGGCCCAGGCCCGCGGCGATGAAAAGGAACCGCTGTTTGATGACGAAAGCCGGCGGCTTGGTGATCTTGATGAAGCGCTCAAGTCGCACGACTATCCAGCCACGACAACTGAGTTGGTTGCGGCCTATGGCGAGTACGAACTTGAAACGCAGGGCGGCAAGAAACCCCTGCAGGACGTACTCTCTTCAACTGATGACCAAACATATGACTCGGCCGAGGACATTCGCAGACGGATACTGGAACTCATAGGCCGATAG
- a CDS encoding amidohydrolase produces the protein MTTLRVAGGRVLHPDMTVEEADVLVDQDSGEILDVGEVEAGDETLDADGCLVMPGLVNAHGHAAMTLLRGYADDKPLGDWLQEDIWPAEGEFTAEDVRAGAELALVELIKSGTTAFADMYFHVPEVANAVEQSGMRAKLGHGVVTVGKDEEAARLDNEESLEIAREFDGAADGRIKTAYMPHSLTTVDEDLLREYVAEAREAGVSVHFHANETRDEVDPILEERGERPLEYADDVGMLTATDFCAHGVHTDETEIELLAERGTSVVHCPASNMKLASGMAPVQAMREAGVTVALGTDGAASNNDLDLFDELRDAAMLGKLAADDAAAVPAEAAVEMATAGGAEALGFDSGRIEPGANADLAVVDFSAPHLTPVHDHVSHLAYAVTGGDVRHTVCDGRVLMRDREVLTLDETRVRKRAAEQAAGVVDRAEER, from the coding sequence ATGACCACGCTACGAGTCGCGGGCGGGCGCGTCCTCCACCCCGACATGACTGTCGAAGAGGCCGACGTGCTCGTCGACCAGGACAGCGGCGAGATTCTGGACGTCGGGGAGGTCGAGGCGGGCGACGAGACGCTCGACGCGGACGGCTGTCTCGTGATGCCGGGGCTGGTGAACGCCCACGGGCACGCCGCGATGACGCTGCTGCGCGGGTACGCCGACGACAAGCCGCTGGGTGACTGGCTCCAGGAGGACATCTGGCCGGCGGAGGGCGAGTTCACCGCCGAGGACGTGCGAGCGGGCGCGGAACTCGCGCTCGTGGAACTGATCAAGTCGGGGACGACGGCGTTCGCGGACATGTACTTCCACGTCCCGGAGGTCGCGAACGCCGTCGAGCAGTCCGGGATGCGCGCGAAACTCGGACACGGCGTCGTCACTGTGGGGAAAGACGAGGAGGCGGCGCGACTCGACAACGAGGAGAGCCTGGAGATAGCGCGGGAGTTCGACGGCGCGGCCGACGGCCGCATCAAGACAGCGTACATGCCCCACAGTCTCACGACCGTCGACGAGGACCTCCTCCGCGAGTACGTCGCGGAGGCCCGCGAGGCTGGCGTGAGTGTGCACTTCCACGCGAACGAGACACGCGACGAGGTCGACCCCATTCTGGAAGAGCGCGGCGAGCGACCGCTCGAGTACGCCGACGATGTGGGGATGCTGACGGCGACTGACTTCTGCGCGCACGGCGTCCACACCGACGAGACGGAGATCGAGTTGCTCGCCGAGCGCGGAACGAGCGTCGTCCACTGCCCGGCGTCGAACATGAAACTCGCGTCCGGGATGGCGCCCGTGCAGGCGATGCGCGAGGCGGGCGTGACCGTCGCGCTCGGCACCGACGGCGCGGCGTCGAACAACGACCTCGACCTGTTCGACGAACTCCGGGACGCCGCGATGCTCGGGAAACTCGCAGCAGACGACGCCGCCGCGGTGCCCGCCGAGGCCGCCGTGGAGATGGCGACCGCGGGCGGCGCCGAGGCGCTTGGCTTCGACAGCGGGCGCATCGAACCGGGCGCGAACGCCGACCTCGCGGTCGTGGATTTCTCCGCGCCGCACCTCACGCCCGTCCACGACCACGTCTCTCACCTCGCGTACGCCGTCACCGGGGGCGACGTGCGCCACACGGTCTGCGACGGGCGCGTGCTGATGCGGGACCGCGAGGTACTGACACTGGACGAGACCCGCGTCCGAAAGCGCGCCGCCGAACAGGCCGCGGGTGTGGTCGACCGCGCCGAGGAGCGATAG
- the htpX gene encoding zinc metalloprotease HtpX, with translation MEWRTDWGLRARMALTMFLLFALFLVFAAVVTAYAGGGILMIAVLMGGFSVAQWFFSDRLTLLSMGAETVSENEYPELHGAVTRLSQQADLPKPKVAVVESNNPNAFATGRSADHAAVAVTTGLLGLLTREELEGVLAHELAHVKNRDMAVMTFASLLSTLAFIVVRWGWLFGGRNRQQGSFAVAIVASLVVWVLSFVLIRALSRYREFAADRGGALITGRPSALASALMKIDGRMDRIPEEDLRNQAEMNAFFVIPVRQGFVGSLFRTHPTTEKRVERLRDLEKQLETVG, from the coding sequence ATGGAATGGCGGACGGACTGGGGGTTGCGGGCTCGGATGGCACTCACGATGTTCCTGCTGTTCGCGCTCTTCCTCGTGTTCGCAGCCGTCGTCACGGCGTACGCCGGCGGCGGTATACTGATGATAGCCGTGCTGATGGGCGGGTTCTCTGTGGCGCAGTGGTTTTTCAGCGACCGCCTGACGCTGCTGAGTATGGGTGCCGAGACGGTCAGTGAGAACGAGTACCCCGAGTTGCACGGGGCGGTGACGCGGCTCAGCCAGCAGGCCGACCTGCCGAAGCCGAAGGTCGCGGTCGTGGAGTCGAACAACCCGAACGCGTTCGCCACCGGGCGCTCCGCGGACCACGCCGCCGTCGCGGTGACCACCGGCCTGCTCGGATTGCTCACCCGGGAGGAACTCGAGGGCGTGCTCGCGCACGAACTCGCGCACGTGAAGAACCGCGATATGGCGGTGATGACGTTCGCGTCGCTGTTGTCGACGCTCGCGTTCATCGTCGTGCGCTGGGGGTGGCTGTTCGGCGGGCGGAACCGCCAGCAGGGGTCGTTCGCGGTGGCCATCGTGGCGAGCCTCGTCGTCTGGGTGCTGTCGTTCGTGTTGATCCGCGCGCTCTCCCGGTACCGCGAGTTCGCGGCGGACCGCGGCGGCGCGCTCATCACCGGGCGACCGTCGGCGCTCGCGTCCGCGCTCATGAAAATCGACGGGCGGATGGACCGGATTCCGGAGGAGGACCTGCGCAATCAGGCCGAGATGAACGCGTTCTTCGTCATCCCCGTCCGCCAGGGGTTCGTCGGCAGTCTGTTCCGCACGCACCCCACCACGGAGAAGCGCGTGGAGCGACTGCGCGACCTCGAGAAACAACTCGAAACCGTCGGATGA